The proteins below are encoded in one region of Tessaracoccus aquimaris:
- a CDS encoding siderophore-interacting protein, with product MSRKKNTPPDRRFMVAQVARAERLSPNFVRVTLGGLDGLEARGADHWCRLFFTRDGQEALKLPTSTTELGWYLQYLATPRTHRPWVRAYTLRDCRPEVGEVDIDFVIHGGDDGQLGPAAQFALDARPGDRVGFLDQGAAFTPDHPHDWTLLVGDETALPAIAGICRALPADARGIAVVEIPTAEDRQDFSTPAEMQIQWIERDESGRPDARPGELALQGLTSMTLPDGAVHAHVIGESALATGARRHLVQDRAVPKRNVDFVGYWRHGRPATS from the coding sequence ATGAGCCGGAAGAAGAACACGCCCCCTGACCGACGATTCATGGTGGCTCAGGTCGCCCGAGCCGAGCGCTTGAGTCCCAACTTCGTTCGGGTGACCCTGGGTGGTCTGGACGGGCTCGAAGCTCGTGGCGCTGATCACTGGTGCCGTCTCTTCTTCACGCGCGATGGTCAGGAGGCCCTGAAACTTCCCACGAGTACCACCGAGCTGGGTTGGTACCTGCAGTATCTGGCGACGCCGAGGACTCACCGACCCTGGGTGCGCGCGTACACACTGCGGGACTGCAGGCCCGAGGTCGGCGAAGTGGACATCGACTTCGTCATCCATGGTGGTGACGATGGCCAACTCGGCCCTGCGGCGCAGTTCGCGCTCGATGCACGTCCTGGCGACCGGGTCGGTTTCCTTGACCAGGGAGCGGCCTTCACCCCGGACCACCCTCACGACTGGACCCTGCTGGTCGGCGACGAGACCGCTCTGCCGGCGATCGCGGGCATCTGTCGCGCGCTCCCGGCGGATGCCCGCGGGATTGCGGTCGTCGAGATCCCGACAGCCGAGGACCGCCAGGACTTTTCCACACCCGCCGAGATGCAGATCCAGTGGATCGAGCGGGACGAGTCGGGTCGACCGGACGCGCGCCCGGGCGAGCTCGCGCTACAAGGGCTGACCTCGATGACCTTGCCCGACGGCGCTGTGCACGCCCACGTCATCGGCGAGTCCGCCTTGGCGACGGGGGCACGCCGCCACCTGGTGCAGGACCGGGCGGTGCCGAAGCGAAACGTCGACTTCGTCGGCTACTGGCGACATGGG
- a CDS encoding nucleotidyl transferase AbiEii/AbiGii toxin family protein yields MALVVVGQMLPAGAIKGGSAMALRYGRGTRFTRDLDAARIEPLAVFRARFEESLATGWAGFTGRLVEKAAPRPAAVPTAYVMQPFEVKLDYRGRPWCTVIFELGHNEIGDAEQPEFRLADDLAALFTDVGLQAPKPVPVMRVDHQIAQKLHAVSGVGSERARDLVDLQLLDDREDLELGEVAETCARLFAYRRQQAWPPTVDVTEGWESLYAEASDGLGVLPSVEGAVAWVNSFIRRITSMGSSEATE; encoded by the coding sequence ATGGCGCTGGTTGTGGTCGGCCAGATGCTCCCGGCTGGCGCGATCAAGGGCGGCAGTGCAATGGCACTTCGGTACGGGCGTGGTACGCGGTTCACCCGGGATCTCGATGCCGCGCGAATCGAGCCCCTTGCAGTTTTCCGAGCCAGGTTCGAAGAGTCACTGGCAACCGGTTGGGCGGGCTTTACAGGACGGCTGGTCGAGAAGGCTGCGCCACGGCCGGCGGCCGTGCCCACCGCTTACGTCATGCAGCCCTTCGAGGTGAAGCTCGACTATCGAGGTCGGCCATGGTGCACGGTGATTTTCGAGCTAGGTCACAACGAGATAGGGGATGCTGAGCAGCCTGAGTTTCGGCTCGCCGACGACCTTGCGGCGCTGTTCACTGATGTCGGACTCCAAGCGCCGAAGCCTGTGCCGGTCATGCGCGTAGACCACCAGATCGCGCAGAAGCTTCACGCTGTATCGGGTGTGGGCAGCGAACGAGCCCGGGATCTCGTCGATCTCCAACTGCTCGACGATCGCGAAGACCTGGAGCTTGGTGAGGTGGCGGAGACCTGTGCTCGACTCTTCGCCTACCGCCGACAACAGGCATGGCCTCCGACTGTCGATGTGACCGAAGGGTGGGAATCCCTCTACGCAGAAGCGTCAGACGGCCTCGGTGTGCTGCCCTCGGTTGAAGGGGCCGTCGCCTGGGTGAACAGCTTCATCCGGCGGATCACTTCGATGGGATCTTCCGAAGCCACAGAATGA
- a CDS encoding type IV toxin-antitoxin system AbiEi family antitoxin domain-containing protein, whose product MTEVKYRDIVREIALDNYGYVTTREAGQAGVPPVELPKLAARGGLENVAYGLYRVPDIPPTRFDQVAEALLRVGDGAYLHGESVLALFGLGDVNPRRIKVAIHKRARPKLPAFVEMTQVHAGAPTTIYEGLASQPVADALLECRGRIETKRLLSAAKEARAEGLLTTAEYRSLAKELAS is encoded by the coding sequence ATGACTGAGGTGAAGTACCGAGATATCGTGCGCGAGATCGCGCTGGATAACTATGGGTACGTCACCACGCGGGAGGCGGGCCAAGCCGGTGTCCCCCCTGTTGAACTGCCCAAACTTGCGGCGCGGGGCGGGCTCGAGAATGTCGCCTATGGGCTGTACCGCGTGCCGGACATCCCTCCGACCCGTTTCGACCAGGTCGCTGAGGCGCTGCTTCGAGTCGGTGACGGTGCCTATCTCCATGGCGAGTCAGTGCTCGCGCTGTTCGGCCTCGGCGACGTCAATCCCCGACGGATCAAGGTAGCGATCCATAAGCGTGCCCGCCCCAAGCTGCCAGCGTTCGTTGAGATGACGCAGGTGCATGCTGGCGCGCCCACGACCATTTACGAGGGACTCGCCTCGCAGCCTGTCGCGGATGCCCTCCTCGAATGCCGGGGCCGCATCGAGACAAAGAGGCTTCTGTCTGCGGCCAAGGAGGCACGAGCTGAGGGACTCTTGACGACCGCTGAGTATCGGAGCCTGGCCAAGGAACTGGCCTCATGA
- a CDS encoding AAA family ATPase produces the protein MTGRLVVLSGLPGVGKTGIAEVVAARTGSVHLSIDEVEESNLACGLPRGWRVGVAAYEATRAMAEQNLRLGHDVIVDAVNDSEEARQTWRTAASRTGAHLEFVCLVISDAQEHEWRLNGRDRGLVFVGEPTWADVERRRAGFALWSDEVLEFDTAVRTVDEVSDAITARFCA, from the coding sequence ATGACCGGTCGCCTGGTCGTGCTCTCCGGCCTACCGGGCGTCGGAAAGACGGGCATTGCCGAGGTCGTCGCTGCGCGTACGGGGTCGGTTCACCTGTCCATTGACGAGGTGGAAGAGTCGAATCTTGCCTGCGGTCTGCCGCGGGGGTGGCGGGTCGGCGTGGCCGCCTATGAGGCGACGCGTGCGATGGCAGAGCAGAATCTGAGGCTTGGACACGACGTCATTGTCGATGCGGTCAACGACAGCGAAGAGGCTCGGCAGACCTGGCGTACGGCGGCGTCGCGAACAGGCGCACATCTCGAGTTCGTGTGCCTCGTGATCTCCGATGCACAGGAGCATGAGTGGAGGCTCAACGGGAGGGATCGCGGCCTCGTCTTCGTCGGTGAGCCGACCTGGGCGGACGTTGAGCGTCGGCGCGCTGGCTTCGCCCTGTGGTCCGATGAGGTCTTGGAGTTTGACACGGCAGTGCGGACTGTTGACGAGGTGTCGGACGCCATCACCGCACGTTTCTGTGCGTAG
- the ychF gene encoding redox-regulated ATPase YchF has translation MALTIGIVGLPNAGKSTLFNALTRNDVLAANYPFATIEPNVGVVGVPDARLPELAKVFGSERIVPATVSFVDIAGIVKGASQGEGMGNAFLANIREADAICQVTRVFDDEDVTHVDGKVDPASDIDTITTELILADLATVEKALPRIEKEARIKKESQPKAAAFAAAKEVLESGTGVRAAGLDLDELYELHLLTAKPYLYVFNCDQDELGDEDLKQKMRALVVPNEAIFLDAKFESEVVEMDEDEAREFLAEMGVEEPGLDVLARVGYDTLGLQSYLTAGPKESRGWTIKKGATAPEAAGVIHTDFQKGFIKAEVVSFDDLIAAGSMSAAKSAGKVRLEGKDYVMADGDVVEFRFNV, from the coding sequence GTGGCACTCACCATTGGAATCGTCGGCCTCCCCAACGCCGGCAAGTCGACCCTGTTCAACGCACTGACCCGCAACGACGTGCTCGCGGCGAACTACCCGTTCGCGACGATCGAGCCCAACGTCGGCGTGGTCGGCGTCCCCGACGCGCGCCTGCCGGAACTCGCGAAGGTGTTCGGCTCGGAGCGCATCGTGCCCGCGACCGTCAGCTTCGTCGACATCGCGGGCATCGTGAAGGGCGCCTCGCAGGGGGAGGGGATGGGCAATGCCTTCCTCGCCAACATCCGTGAGGCCGACGCGATCTGCCAGGTGACCCGTGTCTTCGACGACGAGGACGTCACGCATGTCGACGGCAAGGTCGACCCGGCCAGCGACATCGACACCATCACCACCGAGCTGATCCTGGCCGATCTCGCCACCGTCGAGAAGGCGCTTCCGCGCATCGAGAAGGAGGCGCGGATCAAGAAGGAGTCGCAGCCCAAGGCCGCAGCCTTCGCCGCAGCCAAGGAGGTGCTCGAGTCGGGCACGGGCGTCCGCGCCGCGGGCCTCGACCTCGACGAGTTGTACGAACTGCACCTCCTGACCGCCAAGCCGTACCTGTACGTGTTCAACTGCGACCAGGACGAACTCGGCGACGAGGACCTGAAGCAGAAGATGCGCGCCCTGGTCGTACCGAACGAGGCGATCTTCCTGGACGCGAAGTTCGAGTCCGAGGTCGTCGAGATGGACGAGGACGAGGCCCGCGAGTTCCTCGCCGAGATGGGCGTCGAAGAGCCGGGCCTCGACGTGCTGGCGCGCGTCGGCTACGACACGTTGGGTCTGCAGTCGTACCTGACCGCCGGCCCGAAGGAGTCACGCGGTTGGACGATCAAGAAGGGCGCCACCGCCCCCGAGGCCGCAGGTGTGATCCACACGGACTTCCAGAAGGGCTTCATCAAGGCCGAGGTCGTCAGCTTCGACGACCTGATCGCGGCTGGCTCCATGTCGGCGGCGAAGTCGGCAGGCAAGGTCCGCCTCGAGGGTAAGGACTACGTGATGGCCGACGGCGATGTCGTGGAGTTCAGGTTCAACGTATAG
- a CDS encoding siderophore ABC transporter substrate-binding protein has translation MDLKRHLAPAALALTAAITLAGCSAQAPADTTSPAPSASDSAVAQSVTIEDNRGSYTFDATPTKVVALDNRTFETLSDWDVKLSAAAVSLMPTTIAYKDDASVVDVGTHNEPNLELIAAADPEIVVVGQRFTQFYDDIAALVPDAKLVELDPRDGEPFADELKRQVTVLGDVFGKQAEATKLGEDFDAALARVKAAYDPTQKAMAINVSGGEIGYIAPGKGRTLGPIFTDAGLTPALEVDEASDNHEGDEISVEAIAASNPEWILVMDRSAAVDADNPEYKPAAEIIEASEALKNVPAVQKKQVVYMPADTYTNESIQTYTEFLNSFADALEGAKQS, from the coding sequence ATGGACCTCAAGAGGCACCTCGCCCCCGCAGCACTGGCCCTCACCGCCGCCATCACCCTCGCGGGATGCAGTGCGCAGGCCCCCGCCGACACCACCAGCCCCGCGCCCTCGGCGTCCGATTCGGCGGTCGCACAGTCCGTCACCATCGAGGACAACCGCGGCAGCTACACCTTCGACGCGACCCCCACGAAGGTCGTCGCACTCGACAACCGCACCTTCGAGACGCTGTCCGACTGGGACGTGAAGCTCTCCGCAGCGGCCGTGTCGCTGATGCCGACCACCATCGCCTACAAGGACGACGCCTCGGTCGTCGACGTCGGCACGCACAACGAGCCCAACCTCGAACTGATCGCCGCGGCCGACCCCGAGATCGTGGTCGTCGGCCAGCGCTTCACACAGTTCTACGACGACATCGCGGCCCTGGTGCCCGACGCGAAGCTCGTCGAACTTGATCCGCGCGACGGGGAGCCATTCGCCGACGAACTGAAGCGCCAGGTCACCGTCCTGGGCGACGTGTTCGGCAAGCAGGCCGAGGCAACCAAGCTCGGCGAGGACTTCGACGCGGCGCTCGCCCGCGTCAAGGCCGCTTACGACCCGACGCAGAAGGCCATGGCCATCAACGTCTCGGGCGGCGAGATCGGCTACATCGCCCCCGGCAAGGGACGCACCCTCGGCCCGATCTTCACCGACGCAGGCCTGACGCCCGCGCTTGAGGTCGACGAGGCCTCCGACAACCACGAGGGCGACGAGATCTCCGTCGAGGCGATCGCCGCGTCGAACCCCGAGTGGATCCTCGTGATGGACCGCTCCGCGGCAGTCGATGCGGACAACCCCGAGTACAAGCCTGCAGCCGAGATCATCGAGGCCTCCGAGGCGCTGAAGAACGTCCCCGCGGTGCAGAAGAAGCAGGTCGTCTACATGCCTGCCGACACCTACACCAACGAGTCGATCCAGACCTACACCGAGTTCCTCAACAGCTTCGCCGACGCCCTGGAGGGCGCGAAGCAGAGCTGA
- a CDS encoding ABC transporter permease — MTTATLSPPAKKARLFDPWLLVGVLIVAALLVVSLFTGVYDVVGGQDGAEMFAITRVPRTVSLVLAGGAMAMSGLVMQLLTQNRFVEPTTTGTTEWASLGLLAVIVFIPGATLFMKMTGAVIFAFIGTMVFFMFLRRVSLRSSLIVPIVGIMLGAVVGSITTFFGLQTNQLQNLGVWFAGSFTSVLRGNYEMMWIVLLVAIAVFVVADRFTVVGLGQDIATNVGVNYNRVVLLGTALIAVATGVVTVVVGNLPFLGLIVPNIVSMIRGDDLRSNLPWVCLTGIAIVTVCDLIGRTIIMPFEVPVSLILGVVGSVVFVALLLRQRRRG, encoded by the coding sequence ATGACAACTGCCACCCTTTCCCCGCCGGCCAAGAAGGCCCGGCTGTTCGACCCATGGCTGCTCGTCGGCGTGCTGATCGTCGCCGCGCTGCTGGTCGTGTCCCTGTTCACGGGCGTCTACGACGTGGTCGGCGGCCAGGACGGCGCCGAGATGTTCGCCATCACCCGCGTGCCCAGGACCGTGTCGCTGGTGCTCGCGGGCGGCGCGATGGCGATGTCCGGTCTCGTGATGCAACTTCTGACGCAGAACCGGTTCGTCGAACCGACCACGACCGGCACCACCGAATGGGCCTCGCTCGGCCTGCTCGCCGTCATCGTGTTCATCCCGGGCGCGACCCTCTTCATGAAGATGACCGGCGCGGTGATCTTCGCGTTCATCGGAACCATGGTGTTCTTCATGTTCCTGCGCCGAGTCTCGCTGCGCTCCTCGCTCATCGTCCCGATCGTCGGCATCATGCTCGGCGCCGTCGTCGGCTCGATCACGACCTTCTTCGGGCTGCAGACCAACCAACTCCAGAACCTGGGCGTCTGGTTCGCGGGCAGCTTCACCTCGGTGCTGCGGGGCAACTACGAGATGATGTGGATCGTCCTGCTCGTGGCGATCGCCGTGTTCGTGGTCGCCGACCGGTTCACCGTCGTGGGCCTCGGACAGGACATCGCCACCAACGTCGGCGTCAACTACAACCGCGTCGTGCTGCTCGGCACCGCCCTGATCGCAGTGGCGACGGGCGTGGTCACCGTGGTGGTCGGCAACCTGCCCTTCCTCGGGCTGATCGTGCCCAACATCGTCTCGATGATCCGCGGCGACGACCTCCGCAGCAACCTGCCGTGGGTGTGCCTGACGGGCATCGCGATCGTCACGGTCTGCGACCTGATCGGGCGCACCATCATCATGCCGTTCGAGGTGCCGGTCTCCCTGATCCTCGGCGTTGTCGGCTCGGTGGTCTTCGTCGCCCTCCTGCTGAGGCAGCGTCGCCGTGGCTGA
- a CDS encoding iron chelate uptake ABC transporter family permease subunit — translation MADPRTTSVLDQPLPDLPRHSGSLATPTARRRYWIIMAILIVLAAVFAFGLLAWGNPLPVGTDGFWRIAKRRADSLVAMVIVAFCQGIATVAFQTVANNRIITPSIMGFESLYRAVQTSAVYFLGVAGLISLQGVFQFGLQVILMVGLAVALYGWLLSGKYANLQVMLLVGIVIGGGLGSVSTFMQRLLTPSEFDVLSARLFGNVSNADSSYYPLAIPLVAIAGGLLWTKSRRLNLLGLGKDTATSLGINYRRELMQVLLLVSILMAVSTALVGPMTFLGFLVATLTYQLADTYDHRYIFPMVILVAFVILAGAYFVMRNIFSAQGVVSIIIEVVGGTLFLIVILRKGRL, via the coding sequence GTGGCTGATCCTCGAACCACGTCCGTGCTGGACCAACCGCTCCCCGACCTGCCGCGTCACAGCGGTTCACTAGCCACGCCCACGGCGCGCAGGCGCTACTGGATCATCATGGCGATCCTGATCGTCCTGGCCGCGGTGTTCGCCTTCGGGCTGCTCGCGTGGGGCAACCCCCTGCCGGTCGGCACGGACGGCTTCTGGCGCATCGCCAAGCGTCGCGCAGACAGCCTCGTCGCGATGGTGATCGTCGCGTTCTGCCAGGGCATCGCAACCGTCGCGTTCCAGACGGTCGCCAACAACCGGATCATCACGCCGTCCATCATGGGATTCGAGTCGCTGTACCGGGCGGTGCAGACCTCCGCCGTCTACTTCCTCGGGGTCGCGGGCCTCATCTCCCTGCAGGGCGTGTTCCAGTTCGGCCTCCAGGTCATCCTGATGGTCGGCCTGGCCGTCGCGCTCTACGGGTGGCTGTTGTCGGGCAAGTACGCCAACCTGCAGGTGATGCTGCTGGTCGGCATCGTGATCGGCGGCGGCCTCGGCTCGGTTTCGACGTTCATGCAGCGCCTCCTCACTCCCAGCGAGTTCGATGTCCTGTCGGCCCGACTGTTCGGAAACGTGTCGAATGCCGACTCGTCCTACTATCCGCTGGCGATCCCGCTCGTTGCCATCGCCGGTGGCCTCCTGTGGACAAAGTCCCGCCGGCTGAACCTGCTCGGCCTCGGCAAGGACACGGCCACGAGCCTCGGCATCAACTACCGGCGCGAACTGATGCAGGTACTGCTGCTGGTGTCGATCCTGATGGCCGTCTCGACGGCGCTGGTGGGGCCCATGACATTCCTCGGGTTCCTTGTCGCGACGCTCACCTACCAGTTGGCCGACACCTACGACCACCGCTACATCTTCCCGATGGTGATCCTGGTCGCCTTCGTCATCCTCGCAGGCGCCTACTTCGTGATGCGCAACATCTTCTCCGCCCAGGGCGTCGTCTCGATCATCATCGAGGTCGTCGGCGGCACCCTCTTCCTCATCGTCATCCTCAGAAAGGGACGCCTGTGA
- a CDS encoding ABC transporter ATP-binding protein, protein MITLKNVLKSYSSEVSIGPVDLTIAEGGITALVGPNGAGKSTLLTMIGRLLGMDQGVIEVAGYDVSTTKSQDLAKIVSILRQENHFITRLTVRQLVGFGRFPHSKGRLTKADEAAISQAVDFMNLADLEGRYLDELSGGQRQRAYVAMVLAQDTEYVLLDEPLNNLDVSHSHSMLQTLRRAADELGKTVVIVVHDINYASCWADQIVAMKDGKVVAIGTPPEIVQRDLLREIFDLDIEVAEFRGRRIAHFYLPVPMCDHCHKSAGDGCCLDGSPHAEGPVSLTLRMPA, encoded by the coding sequence GTGATCACCCTCAAGAACGTGCTGAAGTCCTACAGCAGCGAGGTCTCGATCGGTCCCGTCGACCTGACCATCGCCGAGGGCGGCATCACGGCGCTGGTCGGCCCCAACGGTGCGGGGAAGTCGACCCTGCTGACCATGATCGGCCGACTGCTCGGCATGGACCAGGGCGTCATCGAGGTCGCCGGATATGACGTCAGCACGACCAAGTCCCAGGATCTGGCAAAGATCGTGTCGATCCTGCGTCAGGAGAACCACTTCATCACGCGCCTGACGGTGCGCCAACTGGTCGGCTTCGGGCGCTTCCCCCACTCGAAGGGACGCCTCACCAAGGCCGACGAGGCCGCCATCAGCCAGGCCGTCGACTTCATGAACCTCGCCGACCTCGAGGGCCGCTACCTCGACGAACTCTCCGGCGGTCAGCGGCAGCGGGCCTACGTCGCCATGGTGCTCGCGCAGGACACCGAATACGTCCTGCTCGACGAGCCCCTCAACAACCTCGACGTGTCCCACTCACACTCGATGCTGCAGACCCTGCGCCGCGCCGCCGACGAACTGGGCAAGACGGTGGTGATCGTGGTGCACGACATCAACTACGCGTCGTGCTGGGCCGACCAGATCGTCGCGATGAAGGACGGGAAGGTCGTGGCGATCGGCACCCCGCCGGAGATCGTGCAGCGCGACCTGCTGCGCGAGATCTTCGACCTCGACATCGAGGTCGCAGAGTTCCGCGGACGCCGGATCGCCCACTTCTACCTGCCTGTGCCGATGTGCGACCACTGCCACAAGTCGGCGGGCGACGGCTGCTGCCTGGACGGCTCGCCCCACGCCGAGGGCCCTGTGTCGCTCACGCTGCGGATGCCCGCCTAG
- a CDS encoding M18 family aminopeptidase: MLETAQAHIDDLSDFVVASPTSYHAADQIAVRLRQAGFEQVDERQPFGSVAGRRFLVRGGAVVAWVAPEEVTAESQFRIVGTHTDSPSFKVKPGALLRSAGWVELGVEIYGGPLINSWLDRDLGVAGRIVTRDGQVLLVKTGPIARIPQLAIHLDRTANDALKLDKQTHTQPILAVEMKQPLIEHLAALVGIAAEDVAFHDLYVFDTQRPAVIGAEREFLASGRLDNLACTHAGLTAVESLEGPGEHVAVFVAFDHEEVGSDTTTGAGGPILESVLERIAAGYGLGLDETRAMLARSTCVSADTGHVVHPNYPGHHDPVNQPLPNRGPLLKINAQQRYATDALGAAIWLRACDAAGVPTQPFVSNNAVPCGSTIGPITATRLGITTVDVGVGLLSMHSARELCGVEDPWFLARAAAAYWSE, encoded by the coding sequence ATGCTCGAGACCGCCCAAGCCCACATCGATGACCTGTCCGATTTCGTCGTCGCGTCGCCCACCAGTTACCACGCCGCCGACCAGATCGCGGTGCGGCTTCGCCAGGCCGGGTTTGAGCAGGTCGACGAGCGGCAGCCGTTCGGGTCGGTCGCCGGACGCAGGTTCCTGGTGCGCGGCGGCGCGGTGGTTGCCTGGGTGGCGCCAGAGGAGGTGACGGCCGAGTCGCAGTTCCGCATCGTCGGGACGCACACCGACTCCCCGAGCTTCAAGGTGAAGCCGGGGGCGCTGCTGCGGAGCGCTGGTTGGGTCGAGCTCGGCGTCGAGATCTACGGCGGACCGCTGATCAACTCGTGGCTGGACCGCGACCTCGGTGTCGCGGGCCGGATCGTGACGCGTGACGGGCAGGTGCTGCTGGTCAAGACCGGGCCCATCGCGCGGATCCCGCAACTCGCGATCCACCTCGATCGCACGGCCAACGACGCCCTCAAGTTGGACAAGCAGACCCACACGCAGCCGATCCTCGCGGTCGAGATGAAGCAGCCCCTCATCGAGCACCTCGCGGCCCTCGTCGGGATCGCGGCCGAGGACGTCGCGTTCCACGACCTGTACGTCTTCGACACGCAGCGGCCTGCCGTGATCGGTGCCGAGCGGGAGTTCCTGGCGTCGGGCAGGCTGGATAACCTGGCGTGCACCCACGCCGGGCTGACCGCCGTCGAGTCGCTTGAGGGCCCGGGGGAGCACGTCGCGGTGTTCGTCGCCTTCGACCATGAGGAGGTCGGGTCCGACACCACGACCGGCGCGGGCGGCCCCATCCTCGAGTCGGTCCTTGAGCGGATCGCCGCTGGCTACGGGCTCGGCCTGGACGAGACGCGCGCCATGCTGGCCCGCTCGACGTGCGTGTCGGCCGACACCGGCCACGTCGTCCATCCGAACTACCCCGGGCATCACGACCCGGTGAACCAGCCGCTGCCCAACCGCGGGCCGCTGCTGAAGATCAACGCGCAGCAGCGCTACGCGACCGACGCCCTGGGCGCGGCGATCTGGCTACGGGCGTGCGACGCGGCGGGCGTGCCAACGCAGCCGTTCGTGTCGAACAACGCGGTGCCGTGCGGGTCGACGATCGGCCCGATCACCGCGACCCGGCTCGGGATCACGACGGTCGACGTCGGCGTCGGGCTGCTCAGCATGCACTCCGCCCGCGAACTGTGCGGGGTCGAGGACCCCTGGTTCCTGGCCCGCGCGGCGGCTGCCTACTGGTCCGAGTAA
- a CDS encoding GNAT family N-acetyltransferase, whose product MPITLSAVRDPDAARAILDSLPEWFGIPEANDGYVRDVSDEGLNCLFAHDGERPVGVALVRRHFPRSAELHLLAVCADAHRSGVGSALVERVAADLTADGASFLTVHTVGPSLDHEPYRRTRAFYTAMGFVPLEEHHRLDWDGPTIIMVRPLDTPA is encoded by the coding sequence ATGCCCATCACCCTCAGCGCCGTGCGCGACCCCGACGCCGCCCGCGCCATCCTCGACTCGCTGCCCGAATGGTTCGGCATCCCCGAGGCCAACGACGGCTACGTCCGCGACGTGTCCGACGAAGGCCTGAACTGCCTCTTCGCCCACGACGGCGAACGGCCCGTCGGGGTCGCACTCGTCCGACGGCACTTCCCGCGGTCGGCCGAACTGCATCTGCTCGCCGTCTGCGCCGACGCGCATCGCAGCGGCGTCGGATCGGCCCTGGTCGAACGCGTCGCAGCAGACCTGACGGCAGACGGTGCGTCGTTCCTGACGGTGCACACCGTCGGCCCCAGCCTCGACCACGAGCCATACCGGAGGACGCGGGCCTTTTACACCGCGATGGGCTTCGTGCCGCTCGAGGAACACCATCGCCTCGACTGGGACGGCCCGACGATCATCATGGTGCGCCCGCTCGACACGCCCGCCTGA